The window CCTGGTCAACAACAAAATGCCCCTCTTTTTCAGACCAATATAAATATTGATTATTTGTATTCCACCATAGTTCTAACCTATTAATCTTTTCTTTATCTATTCCGTTGGTTATATCACACCAATCTAATACTCCTATCATCCTTGTAAGATATTGAGCGGCTTTTCTATTCTTAATCCAGTCTTCACGATAATAAGTGTTAATCCAAATATCTTTATCATCAGAATCAAAATCAAATCGAGCTCCCAATAAACCATCTTTCTCATAAAACCTAGCAACCACCATTCGGTCTCCTTGCAGGCGGCGCAGGTTGACAATATCCTTAGCCTCTATTAAAATGCATAATTTAAGTATTATTATTAGATTAGAAATTATGCTTTTATCATTATCATTATGGCGAATTAATAATTCGGTCGCGGCATCCCGAACAAGACCGCTTTTATCCCGAAGAGAGTTACGGGCGTATTCGACTACTTTATCACCCTGTAGTCTTACCAAAGCTCTCCATGTCTCAAGCCTAACCCAAGGATACCCTTCGTTATCATCAGCCTCAAATATTTTTAGAAGTATATCATTTAACTCTTTTTTGACAGATGGATTTTGTTCCAAATAAATCACTCCTGACTTCCCTGTATCATTAAATATCTCAAGTGCAATGCG of the Candidatus Brocadiia bacterium genome contains:
- a CDS encoding HEAT repeat domain-containing protein, which encodes MGAILVGLLFFSVPQVGGRIGVQYHRWMILIRGENEFTFGSSHISGMSQYPEYSMSYIKGWFKDKKLFYRRIALEIFNDTGKSGVIYLEQNPSVKKELNDILLKIFEADDNEGYPWVRLETWRALVRLQGDKVVEYARNSLRDKSGLVRDAATELLIRHNDNDKSIISNLIIILKLCILIEAKDIVNLRRLQGDRMVVARFYEKDGLLGARFDFDSDDKDIWINTYYREDWIKNRKAAQYLTRMIGVLDWCDITNGIDKEKINRLELWWNTNNQYLYWSEKEGHFVVDQEAKAAGIPTEEYRKTHPWSKEDKSNEQPK